The Alistipes sp. ZOR0009 genome includes the window TGGTCGTCTCTTTTTGCAGGAAGGTCGGCTTGTGGTTTGGGGAGGATAAACTTGTGGTAAAGCGTTAGCGCTATAAATATGCCAGCAAGAAGGTAGAAAGTAATGCTCCAGGCAAGTGGTATATTGCCTTTTGAAGATGGATGAATTACACCTTCTTCAAGTGCTCCGGCAAACATAACCAGCACGCCTTGTCCAAAAATATTGGCAAGCCTGTAGAAGGTATTTCGAATTCCCACAAAAAAGGATTGCTCTCCAACTGATTGGGCTAACATGTAAAAGCCATCAGCTGCAATGTCGTGGGTGGCCGAAGAAAAGGCCATTAGCCAAAAGAAGGCTAACGTTGCTTGAATGTAAAAGGGGGTTGGTATAAAAAAAGCAATGGACGCTAGCGACGCGGCAACAAGCCCTTGCATGGTTATAATCCACCAGCGCTTAGTTTTTAAAATATCAACAAAAGGGCTCCAAAAAGGCTTGATAACCCACGGAAGATATAGCCATGATGTGTATAAAGCAATGTCGGTATTGGAAAGTCCTAGCCGCTTGTACATGATAACAGCAATTGTCATCACGGCCACATACGGAAGTCCTTCTGCAAAGTATAGGGTAGGTATCCATGCCCATCCGTTTCGATGCTGAGGGGCTGTGCTTGTTTTATCTGAAGGTATCATGCTACAAAGGTTGGTTAGATTAGTATATTTTTTGGACTAAGGCGTTCGGAAAGTAGTGGTTTAGTATTTCGTTGTAGCTATATCCTTTGTGAGCCATAACAGCTGCCCCTATCTGGCATAAACCAACTCCATGTCCCCAGCCAGCGCCTGTTAAGACGAAGCCGCTACTAGTTTTATCTACAACAAAGGCCGAGCTGTAAAGGTGAGATTCCGAAAAGGCTTTGCGGATAAGCAACTCCTTGCCTAATATTAATGTTTTCAGTTTTCCTACAACCTTTAAGCGTAGTATTCGTCCCGATGTTCCTCGTTCTAGAGGCAGTAGTTCCTGAATTTCTCCAAAATCAACGCCAATCTTGCGTTTTGCTAGATCGGTAATTTGTTTTGTCGTGTATTCAACTTTCCATCGGTAAAAGTCAGCCGTCTCTTGGTCGTAGTTATTGAGAACCTGCGATAGAACTTCCGCTTCTTTGCTGTTACAAAACGCCTCAGGCGATGTTCTTATCCACTCTTCGGCATTAGCGTTTACCGATAAATTTGGAAGGACTCCATTGGAGTTATCGTAAAGTTTTGTCAAATAGGGATGCTTTACTGGTTCCCAGCAGTTGTCAAACTCTTCTACTGCGCCACCGCAACATTTGGAGAAGCGGGCATCACAAATCTTGCCGTCGAATGTAAGTAGTATACCGTGCGTGCTGTTTACGGCTGCTTTCACGGCTTCTAAAGAGGTGCTTGCGCGGGTGATACCTTGGTAGCGTTGGCAGTGATCGTCGGCACACACATCGAAGTTGGCATGATCTTCTCTGTCCCACCATTTAATCCACTCAGTTTCTGTTCTGGTGTCGCTGGTGTAGGCTGTATTCGACTGCTCCAGATTGTTTTTTTTCTCTATTTGTGATAGCATCCAGCTGCGCGATATAACTGCGTGTGCTTTCAGTAGTTCCAGCGAGCTGGTGGCGCTCATTTCGGATGATATAACGCTTATAAGATAGCTTTCTATTGGAATACGGTTGATTGCTGTTATTTTTTCTCCCTCTACAATAAGCTCCAGCTTTCCTTCGAAGCGTTGGTTCTCCGTTCTTTCCCAGTGAAAGCCTATGCCAATCACTACATCGAGTAGGGTAAAGATAGAGTTCTCGCTTTTAGGGATGAGCTGAACCTTGTCAAAAGGTTGCCCATCAAAAAGAATTTTGCCGTCAGCGTATTCAATTTGATGCTTGCCAGCGTAAGTTCTTCCTTCGAAGTTAAACTCTCCATCCAGAATGAATTCAATTCGTGTTGCGGATAGTATGCCAACCGATATTTCAGGGTTATTCATGGATTAGCGCATTAAATGTTTCTTCCGAAATGGTTACCTGTTGGAGTATATCTGCGATATCCTTGCTGGTTATTTTCCTAAAATCTTTTTCTAGTGGGGTGATAAATGCACCTCCAAAATCGATGGAGGCTGGGCTGATTAGCAGGTTATCTTCGCCTTCTGCAAAAAACTGCTTTGGGCGATGCGCTTTTCTTGGATATATAACGAGGTAGTATAGATCGTCCGTTTTCCATGCAAGAAGATTCATCATTGGCTCCTCCTTATCGTCCGAAACGGCTTCGAATTTATGGTAGAACTGGCGGAACCATTCTGATATTTCGTTACTATCAGCCGATTTAAGGATAACCGCTTTTGCTGGGTATGAGTCTAAGCTGTAAGCAATCACATCAAGTTGGG containing:
- a CDS encoding MFS transporter; translated protein: MIPSDKTSTAPQHRNGWAWIPTLYFAEGLPYVAVMTIAVIMYKRLGLSNTDIALYTSWLYLPWVIKPFWSPFVDILKTKRWWIITMQGLVAASLASIAFFIPTPFYIQATLAFFWLMAFSSATHDIAADGFYMLAQSVGEQSFFVGIRNTFYRLANIFGQGVLVMFAGALEEGVIHPSSKGNIPLAWSITFYLLAGIFIALTLYHKFILPKPQADLPAKRDDQSAGIFTEFGRTFVSFFNKKNIGVILLFLLTYRLGEAQLVKLASPFLLDTKEAGGLALSTTTVGFTYGTIGVAALLLGGIIGGVLVSRFGLKKWIFPMIIAIHTPNLLFVFLSHYQISTVSTIVSFVALEQFGYGFGFTAYMLYLIHVASGEHKTAHYAIGTGLMALGMMLPGMAAGKIQELIGYTNFFWWVCICTIPSFIAVFLVRKQLDPNFGKKN
- a CDS encoding SpoIID/LytB domain-containing protein, with protein sequence MNNPEISVGILSATRIEFILDGEFNFEGRTYAGKHQIEYADGKILFDGQPFDKVQLIPKSENSIFTLLDVVIGIGFHWERTENQRFEGKLELIVEGEKITAINRIPIESYLISVISSEMSATSSLELLKAHAVISRSWMLSQIEKKNNLEQSNTAYTSDTRTETEWIKWWDREDHANFDVCADDHCQRYQGITRASTSLEAVKAAVNSTHGILLTFDGKICDARFSKCCGGAVEEFDNCWEPVKHPYLTKLYDNSNGVLPNLSVNANAEEWIRTSPEAFCNSKEAEVLSQVLNNYDQETADFYRWKVEYTTKQITDLAKRKIGVDFGEIQELLPLERGTSGRILRLKVVGKLKTLILGKELLIRKAFSESHLYSSAFVVDKTSSGFVLTGAGWGHGVGLCQIGAAVMAHKGYSYNEILNHYFPNALVQKIY